The nucleotide window TGAAAAAAATGATTTTCAAAATATCCTTAATAAAATTAAAAAAGAAAAATTCCCCGAAAACATTCAAATTACTGTTTATTCAAAAAACAAAACCGTTATTCGAGAAAACTTAGGAAAGCCCTATAAGTATTTTGATGTTTCAAGTCTTACAAAAATCATGGTGACCACACCCTTAATCATGAAACTAGTTAATGATAAAAAACTTAACTTAAATGATCGATTAGAAAAGTATTTGGGTTTTCTTCAAGGGCGTGCTCCTGGGCAAATTAAAATTATTGATTTATTAAGACATAAATCAGGGCTTGAGTGGTGGAGACCCTACTTTAAAGAACTCATGAAATGTCCTGTTACGTCACGCGTTGCCGTTTTAAAAAAAATATTTGCTGCTGAGAAAGTTGGGCGCTCAGAAAAATGTGTCTATTCTGATTTAGATTTTATTTTGCTTGGCTGGGTGATTGAAGAAATATTAAGTCTTTCACTTGATGAAGCAGCTCATGAATATATTTTTAAGCCATTAAAAATGGGAAATACTCGATTTTTACGTTGTGAATTTGGAAAAAAGTCACAATTTGCTCCCACTGGTAATGACAAAAGGCGTGGGTATATTTGTGGTGAAGTAGACGATGATAATTGCTGGGCAATGGGTGGAGTATCAGGGCACGCAGGTTTGTTTTCTACTATGGATGACACTTTGAAATTTGCTGTGAGTATTTGGAATGCTTATAATGGTAAATCAAATAAAATATTTAATGCAAAGCTTGTTAAAAAATTCGCTCAACGCTCAGTCTCTCAAAGTATTGGTGATTGGGCTTTAGGGTTTATGGTACCGAGTAGACCCGTGAGCACAGCGGGGACTAAAGTATCTTCTAATGCCTTTGGCCACGTTGGTTACACCGGCACCAGCATTTGGATAGATGTGAAACGTAAAGCCATAGTTACGGTATTAGCAAACGGAAGTTACCCTAATAGAGACAACACTCGTTTTGGAAAATTAAGAAAACAACTTCATGATGCCATATGGGAATTACTTGATGAACAAAAATAAAGAGACGATTTACATGATGGGTATTTGTGGTACGGCCATGGGTAGTCTTGCTGGATTACTTCGAGATATGGGCTACAATGTCAGAGGGAGTGATCAAAATGTTTATCCTCCCATGAGCACAAAATTAAAATCTTTAGGCATTGATATTATTGAAGGCTATAAGCCTGAGAATCTTAATCCACGCCCAGATAAAGTAATCGTTGGTAATGTTATGAGTAAAACTCATGCTGAAGTACAAGCACTTTTAGATAGTAAAATTCCCTACACAAGTCTCCCAAAGGCAATGGGTGAATTTCTTATTAAAGATCGTCACAGTGTTGTGATTTCAGGCACTCATGGAAAAACCACAACAACGGCAATTGCGGCATGGGTTTTAGAAAAAGCTGGGCTCAAGCCTGGTTTTATGATTGGTGGTGTACCGTTAAATTTTCCAAATACATTTTCAATTGGTAAGGGAAATTATTTTGTCATTGAAGGTGATGAATACGATACAGCTTTTTTTGATAAGGTTCCAAAATTTATTCATTATCGTCCTCGAAGTGTGATTTTAACGAGCATCGAATTTGATCACGCTGACATCTATCGAGATTTAGATCATGTTAAAGATGCCTTTAAAATGCTTTTAAAGCTTATTCCTGAAGACGGACATCTTATTTATCAATCTGAAGACGAGAATATTAAAAGTATTTTAGCAGAAACAAAATGTAAGAATGTTCAAGGATACGGGGTTAAATCAACAGATTGGCAACTTGGCGATATCAAATGGGAAGAAGCTTATTCTCAATTTGATGTAATCTATCAGGGTAAAAAAATAGATACGATAAAATCAAATCTATTTGGTGAATATAATTTGCTCAATGCTTTAAGTGTTTATGCTTTGGCTTATAATTTAAAGTTAGATCTAAATAAAGTACGAGAAGCATTTATGAGTTTTAAAGGAGTAAAAAGGCGACAAGAAATTATTGGTCAGCCCCGTCACATAACTATCATTGACGATTTTGCTCATCACCCCACAGCTGTTCGAGTGACCATTGGTGGAGTAAAGAAAAGATTTAAAAAATCACGCATTATTGGTGTTTTTGAACCACGTTCAGCCACTTCAAGGCGACGTATTTTTCAAGATGATTTTGCAAAAGCTCTGAGCACTGCAGATGAAGTGATTGTCTCTGTGCCCTATGATCAAAGTAAAATTTCTGAGACTCAGCGTTTTAATTCTGATGAGTTAATTAATGACATCAAAAAAATCAAAGGCGATGCTCATGCGACCCTTGGGCATTCACCTGATGAAATTATCAGCCATCTTAAAACCTTGGCCCAACCTGGGGATGTTATTTTATTAATGAGTAATGGTGGCTTTGGTGGAATTTATCAAAAGCTTCTTAAAGAATTGATCTGATGAAATTTCTTTTAAGCGGTACTTATACACATTATAGCCACTAAACGCATTGGAATAGATTACGCCCAAGAGGCAATTCATTGGCCCTTACGATTTTATATTAAAAATAATGATTTTGTGTCCAAAAAGGGCTAGAAACGAGCCCAATGGAAACCCCCAAATTAACACCTCTCATGCAGCAATACTGGGATATCAAAAACCAGCATACCGATAAGATTTTACTTTTTCGGATGGGGGATTTTTATGAAATGTTTTTTGATGATGCCATAAAAGCAGCTCCACTTCTTAATATCGCACTCACTTCACGAAATAAAACTCAAGGCAATGACACCCCCATGTGTGGTGTTCCTCATCATTCAATCGGCTCTCATATTAATAAGCTTTTAAGAGCAGGGCTCAAAGTTGCTATTTGTGATCAAGTTGAAGATGCAAAAGATGCAAAAACAATTGTCAAACGAGCTGTTACTCGAGTTGTTACACCCGGTATTGTCTATGACCCTGAGACTTTAGATAGTGCTTCTACTAATTTTGTAGCGACAATACTTAGTCATGGCGATGAGTTGTATTCGCTAGCCTGTGTTGATGCTTCAACTGGTGAGGTATTAGAAGGTGAGGGATTATCATTAGGGGAACTCTCTACCTGGATTCAAAAATTATCGCCTCAAGAATATTTAATTGATGAAAAAATAACTCTTCCATTTACATTAAGCGGTGTCATAACAAATAGAAGTCGCCTAAAGGGTCAGTCAGCGTCAGATTTTCTCATCCAATATGTTAAAGAAATGCAAGGGCCTGATGTCGTAAAAACTTTACGTGTACCTCAGCCTCTACAAAAAGATTTTTTAAAAATCTCTGCAACGACCATCAGGCATTTAGAATTATTTAAAACCAGTGAAGGTGAAAAAGAGGGCAGTCTTTTTTCAACTATTGATTGCACAAAGTCACCCATGGGGGCTCGGGTATTAAAGAAAAGACTGGCTTGCCCGTTTTTAAGTTCAAAAGAAATAAATACACAATTAGATCTTGTGAATTACTTTTATGAAAATGAAGTTGTCAGAAAAAATCTTAGGCAAAATCTAGCTCTGATTGGTGATTTAGAACGTAAGGTTGCAAAACTTAGCAATCCACTTTGTAATGCCCGTGATCTTCAAGCTTTAGCAAAAGCACTTACGCAAGTTATAAGTATTTTATCTGAAGAATATGCCAAGGAGTATTTATCGTGGAATTATTTAAATAAAAATTTAGATCAAGACCTTAAATTAGATAGTAATAGCTCATCGCAAGAAATTAAAGTTGCAAGTAATATTTCATCTCGCATTTTAGAAACACTTCAAGATGAACTTCCACATTCGACTAAAGAAGGTTCGCTGATTAAGCCGGGCATTAATTCAACACTTGATGAGTATGTGGTACTCTCAACTCATGCACAGACTTTACTTTCTGAGTTAGAAGCAAAAGAACGTAAAAACTCAGGAATTCAAAGTTTAAAAGTAAAGTATAATTCTGTGTTTGGTTATTCTCTTGAAATTACAAAGGCCAATCTTGAAAAAGTACCTGCTCATTTTGTGAGACGACAAACCCTTGCGCAAGCAGAGCGTTTTGTAACGACTGAATTGAGTGATTTAGAACAAAAGATATTAAGCAGCCAACAAAAGAGATGTGATCTTGAATATCAATTATTTTCTGATCTCAAACAGTTAGCATTATCTCAAGCCATTTCATTTTTAAATCTTTCAACTTTAATTGCTCAGATTGATCTAAGCCAAGGGTTTGCTCATCTTGCTTATGAAAGGCGTTACGTAAGACCGCAATTTATTGAGGGGCAACTCAAAATCATACAATCCAGGCACCCGGTGTTAGAGCAAATTATGAGTGAGCCTTTTATTCCAAATGATATTTATTTAAATCAAGGGCAATGTCTTTTACTTACTGGCCCTAATATGGCAGGTAAAAGCACACTCATGCGACAAACTGCTTTAACAGCAATTCTTGCTCAGTCAGGTTCTTTTGTTCCTGCGGCAAAAGCATTTATCCCTCTTTTTGATCATATTTTCACACGTATTGGAGCGAGTGATAATTTAAGTCGTGGTCTTTCAACATTTATGGTTGAGATGACTGAAACTGCAGAAATTATAAAAGATGCGACTCCAAAATCTTTGGTTATTTTAGATGAGATCGGTCGTGGCACCAGCACTTATGATGGAATGAGTTTGGCCCAATCTGTTTTAGAATATTTTTTAAGTAACATAAGTTGTTTTACATTTTTTGCTACCCATTATCATGAACTCACTGAGCTTGATAAAGATTTTAAAAATTTATTAAACGGGCATATGTCGATCCAAGAATTCAAAGGCCAATTGGTGTTCTTAAGAAAACTTGTTTCAGGTGCAGCAAATCGAAGTTACGGTATTGATGTGGCAAAACAAGCTGGGCTTCCAAAACAAGTCACCGATCGAGCTCAGATGATATTAAAAGGACTCGTTGTAAAATCTAAGCAGATTCATCAAACAAAGCAGCTCAATTTACTTGAACAGATGGATGTTCACGATAATGACAGCAGCAGCAGCAACAGCAGTAGCAACGACACCGGAATCTTGGCTGAGAATGAAATGCTCATCTTAAAAGTAAATGAACTTCAAAGACTTAATGAAAAATTTAAAGTGGTCATTAATTCTATGCATG belongs to Oligoflexia bacterium and includes:
- the mutS gene encoding DNA mismatch repair protein MutS, which translates into the protein METPKLTPLMQQYWDIKNQHTDKILLFRMGDFYEMFFDDAIKAAPLLNIALTSRNKTQGNDTPMCGVPHHSIGSHINKLLRAGLKVAICDQVEDAKDAKTIVKRAVTRVVTPGIVYDPETLDSASTNFVATILSHGDELYSLACVDASTGEVLEGEGLSLGELSTWIQKLSPQEYLIDEKITLPFTLSGVITNRSRLKGQSASDFLIQYVKEMQGPDVVKTLRVPQPLQKDFLKISATTIRHLELFKTSEGEKEGSLFSTIDCTKSPMGARVLKKRLACPFLSSKEINTQLDLVNYFYENEVVRKNLRQNLALIGDLERKVAKLSNPLCNARDLQALAKALTQVISILSEEYAKEYLSWNYLNKNLDQDLKLDSNSSSQEIKVASNISSRILETLQDELPHSTKEGSLIKPGINSTLDEYVVLSTHAQTLLSELEAKERKNSGIQSLKVKYNSVFGYSLEITKANLEKVPAHFVRRQTLAQAERFVTTELSDLEQKILSSQQKRCDLEYQLFSDLKQLALSQAISFLNLSTLIAQIDLSQGFAHLAYERRYVRPQFIEGQLKIIQSRHPVLEQIMSEPFIPNDIYLNQGQCLLLTGPNMAGKSTLMRQTALTAILAQSGSFVPAAKAFIPLFDHIFTRIGASDNLSRGLSTFMVEMTETAEIIKDATPKSLVILDEIGRGTSTYDGMSLAQSVLEYFLSNISCFTFFATHYHELTELDKDFKNLLNGHMSIQEFKGQLVFLRKLVSGAANRSYGIDVAKQAGLPKQVTDRAQMILKGLVVKSKQIHQTKQLNLLEQMDVHDNDSSSSNSSSNDTGILAENEMLILKVNELQRLNEKFKVVINSMHETKVESLTPLDALNRFAQIQKTINAKDLS
- a CDS encoding serine hydrolase, whose translation is MNEKNDFQNILNKIKKEKFPENIQITVYSKNKTVIRENLGKPYKYFDVSSLTKIMVTTPLIMKLVNDKKLNLNDRLEKYLGFLQGRAPGQIKIIDLLRHKSGLEWWRPYFKELMKCPVTSRVAVLKKIFAAEKVGRSEKCVYSDLDFILLGWVIEEILSLSLDEAAHEYIFKPLKMGNTRFLRCEFGKKSQFAPTGNDKRRGYICGEVDDDNCWAMGGVSGHAGLFSTMDDTLKFAVSIWNAYNGKSNKIFNAKLVKKFAQRSVSQSIGDWALGFMVPSRPVSTAGTKVSSNAFGHVGYTGTSIWIDVKRKAIVTVLANGSYPNRDNTRFGKLRKQLHDAIWELLDEQK
- the mpl gene encoding UDP-N-acetylmuramate:L-alanyl-gamma-D-glutamyl-meso-diaminopimelate ligase, whose product is MNKNKETIYMMGICGTAMGSLAGLLRDMGYNVRGSDQNVYPPMSTKLKSLGIDIIEGYKPENLNPRPDKVIVGNVMSKTHAEVQALLDSKIPYTSLPKAMGEFLIKDRHSVVISGTHGKTTTTAIAAWVLEKAGLKPGFMIGGVPLNFPNTFSIGKGNYFVIEGDEYDTAFFDKVPKFIHYRPRSVILTSIEFDHADIYRDLDHVKDAFKMLLKLIPEDGHLIYQSEDENIKSILAETKCKNVQGYGVKSTDWQLGDIKWEEAYSQFDVIYQGKKIDTIKSNLFGEYNLLNALSVYALAYNLKLDLNKVREAFMSFKGVKRRQEIIGQPRHITIIDDFAHHPTAVRVTIGGVKKRFKKSRIIGVFEPRSATSRRRIFQDDFAKALSTADEVIVSVPYDQSKISETQRFNSDELINDIKKIKGDAHATLGHSPDEIISHLKTLAQPGDVILLMSNGGFGGIYQKLLKELI